A part of Actinomycetota bacterium genomic DNA contains:
- a CDS encoding NapC/NirT family cytochrome c, translated as MVRWPDMSKPATRLKVILIVLMVVIIIVAIVATALAFTCTPTFCADICHSMKADAEAWRKSSHAHVNCLACHVEPGLIALIKDKLMASKGVYFEITGTYHKPINAHSHLAEELPSHPCERCHAIEKRKVTSSPGVIISHKPHIERHIGCARCHNRVAHPGIKGYEDFMAMEGCYRNPRECHGLVGAKAPGKCEACHPPGFELKPKNHLVATFLLAPKPGVRADHAKMAKEEKKYCEMCHIDKFCTDCHGMEIPHPEKFVKKEHGPMGKTKPESCVKCHPEPKFCDACHHEGYKPELGPMASKGHPPLVREKGAESCFKCHGPTYCAHCHVRGEKYPTIKGP; from the coding sequence ATGGTTCGTTGGCCTGATATGAGCAAGCCCGCCACGCGTCTAAAGGTTATATTGATCGTCCTCATGGTGGTGATCATCATCGTGGCTATCGTAGCCACTGCATTGGCTTTCACATGCACTCCTACCTTCTGCGCGGATATATGTCACAGCATGAAGGCTGATGCTGAAGCCTGGCGGAAGTCGTCCCACGCCCATGTTAATTGCCTCGCTTGTCATGTCGAGCCCGGATTAATCGCTCTCATCAAGGATAAGTTGATGGCGAGTAAGGGGGTCTACTTTGAAATTACGGGGACGTATCACAAACCCATCAACGCTCACAGCCATCTCGCTGAGGAATTGCCCAGCCACCCCTGTGAACGGTGCCACGCCATTGAGAAAAGGAAAGTAACGTCCTCACCTGGTGTGATCATCAGCCACAAGCCTCATATTGAAAGGCATATTGGCTGTGCCAGGTGCCATAACAGGGTAGCTCACCCCGGGATAAAGGGGTATGAAGATTTCATGGCCATGGAGGGATGTTACAGGAACCCCAGAGAATGTCACGGTCTTGTGGGAGCAAAGGCTCCGGGCAAGTGCGAAGCCTGCCATCCACCGGGTTTTGAACTGAAGCCAAAAAACCATTTGGTGGCCACGTTCCTTTTGGCCCCCAAGCCCGGTGTAAGAGCTGATCATGCGAAGATGGCCAAAGAGGAGAAGAAGTATTGTGAGATGTGCCACATCGACAAGTTCTGCACCGACTGCCATGGCATGGAGATACCCCATCCGGAGAAGTTCGTTAAGAAAGAACACGGACCAATGGGCAAAACAAAACCGGAGAGTTGTGTGAAGTGTCATCCGGAGCCGAAGTTCTGCGATGCCTGCCACCATGAAGGTTACAAACCTGAACTCGGTCCCATGGCTTCAAAGGGTCATCCACCGCTCGTGCGGGAAAAGGGAGCCGAATCGTGCTTCAAGTGTCATGGTCCCACATATTGTGCTCATTGCCACGTAAGGGGAGAAAAGTATCCCACAATAAAAGGTCCGTAA
- a CDS encoding glycosyltransferase has product MQVLMINKLYYPVIGGVENHLYLLCNELKKYINVKVLVCNTELKTVIEREDNLKMIKVASARILFSMPLGFTFPLWLRRLKADIIHFHHPFPLGEISYLLTCLPAGTAKPRGKIVITWHSDIIHQKRLLKFYEPFLLKLLERADRILPTSANYIESSPFLRRFRNKCQPIPLGIDVERFKLTPEIEDAAARIRDKYGSKILLFIGRLVYYKGLEYLIEAMRHIDAHLIIIGEGPLENKLKVLAHGEGVTGKISFLKPVGDEELPHYYYACDVFVLPSVARSEGFGLVQLEAMVCGKPVVSTNLPTGVPFVNQHQRTGLVVPPKDVRALAEAINTLLKDPDLCKKYGEYGKKRVEREFTKEIVAQRVLEVYGELI; this is encoded by the coding sequence ATGCAAGTACTGATGATCAATAAGCTTTATTATCCAGTGATCGGCGGGGTCGAGAATCACCTTTATCTGCTTTGCAACGAGTTGAAAAAGTATATCAATGTCAAGGTACTTGTGTGTAACACCGAGCTGAAGACCGTTATAGAAAGGGAAGATAACCTCAAGATGATAAAGGTTGCCAGTGCACGGATATTATTTTCGATGCCCCTTGGTTTCACTTTTCCCTTATGGTTGAGGCGACTTAAAGCGGATATCATCCATTTTCATCATCCTTTTCCCTTGGGGGAGATATCCTACCTGTTGACCTGCCTGCCGGCAGGCACGGCTAAACCCAGGGGAAAGATCGTGATAACCTGGCACAGTGATATAATCCATCAGAAACGCCTGCTGAAGTTCTATGAACCTTTTTTGCTGAAACTCCTCGAAAGAGCCGATAGGATTTTACCCACATCAGCCAATTATATTGAATCATCTCCCTTCTTAAGGCGTTTCAGAAATAAATGTCAGCCCATCCCCTTAGGGATAGATGTGGAACGATTCAAACTCACCCCGGAAATTGAGGATGCTGCCGCCAGGATTCGAGACAAATATGGCTCAAAAATTCTTCTTTTCATTGGTCGCTTGGTCTACTACAAGGGTCTGGAGTATCTAATCGAGGCCATGAGGCATATCGATGCGCACCTGATAATAATCGGGGAAGGACCATTGGAGAATAAGCTGAAGGTTTTGGCTCACGGGGAGGGAGTCACGGGAAAGATATCATTCTTAAAACCGGTGGGGGATGAGGAATTGCCCCATTATTATTACGCTTGTGATGTTTTCGTCCTCCCATCAGTCGCCCGAAGCGAGGGCTTTGGCCTCGTCCAACTTGAAGCCATGGTTTGTGGTAAGCCCGTGGTGAGCACGAATCTTCCCACGGGTGTCCCTTTCGTGAACCAACATCAAAGGACCGGATTGGTTGTCCCACCCAAGGACGTTCGAGCCTTAGCCGAGGCCATAAATACTTTGCTCAAAGACCCCGATTTGTGCAAAAAATACGGGGAGTATGGAAAAAAGAGGGTGGAGAGGGAATTCACCAAAGAAATTGTGGCTCAGCGGGTATTGGAAGTCTACGGGGAACTTATTTGA
- a CDS encoding tetratricopeptide repeat protein: protein MLNIQRHFYLGYCHEKLGNVKKALRAYKTAMTLKPDYGKPERHISILVGEVVIDFVKYKSKNCWIILEKRRKMTIILELI, encoded by the coding sequence ATCCTAAATATCCAAAGGCACTTTTACCTCGGATATTGTCATGAAAAATTGGGAAATGTGAAAAAAGCTTTAAGAGCTTATAAGACCGCTATGACTTTGAAACCTGATTACGGGAAGCCAGAAAGGCATATATCCATCTTAGTGGGGGAAGTAGTTATTGACTTTGTGAAATATAAATCAAAAAATTGTTGGATAATTTTAGAAAAAAGAAGGAAAATGACGATAATCTTAGAATTAATATAA
- a CDS encoding sugar transferase — MSRSKWLVTSLIMDAILVNVGIILAFLLRFGGELPPFNFRAYTNQAIFITIIQLGTLHIYDLYNVEKIQSGWDILYAVFKAVTLSMLLTVVLTFFYRFFSFPRTVLLLSWVLVIALISGWRVLAAKVINIHWPTQRVLIVGTGETGQKILRELKARSKWGYRVVGLIDRNLAKVGRRFQGVSVVGTIRDIVPMVNKYRVDRVIVTSPIRQRELIEDLARSKETHVRVEVVPELYEIFVGKVDHTLVSDVPLVKLTKEPVPAWVSLAKRAMDIILALILLILVAPLMILVALLVKLTSPGPIFYVQERVGEDEELFKVYKFRTMIREAEEESGPVLAAEKDSRITAVGRYLRRFRIDELPQLFDILKGDMSFVGPRPERPHFVKEFKKKIPGYTERFKVKPGVTGLAQISGSYATSPENKLKYDLIYIYHQSLFLDIKILLHTIKVVLTGRGAR; from the coding sequence ATGTCCAGGTCGAAATGGTTAGTGACTTCTCTGATAATGGATGCGATTCTCGTAAATGTGGGTATCATTCTTGCATTCCTTCTACGTTTTGGGGGAGAGCTTCCCCCCTTTAACTTCAGAGCCTACACTAACCAAGCCATCTTCATTACCATCATTCAACTCGGGACACTCCATATATACGACCTTTATAATGTGGAGAAGATTCAGAGTGGTTGGGACATCCTCTATGCCGTATTTAAGGCTGTTACCCTGAGCATGTTGCTAACGGTTGTTCTGACCTTTTTCTACCGTTTTTTTTCCTTTCCCCGTACCGTTCTATTGCTCTCCTGGGTTCTTGTCATAGCCCTCATCTCTGGTTGGCGGGTGTTGGCAGCGAAAGTCATAAATATCCATTGGCCTACCCAGCGCGTCCTCATAGTGGGAACCGGTGAAACTGGTCAAAAGATATTGAGGGAACTTAAGGCCCGATCCAAGTGGGGTTATCGAGTCGTGGGGCTAATCGATAGAAATCTGGCGAAGGTAGGTCGGCGGTTCCAGGGTGTTTCGGTTGTAGGGACCATAAGGGACATCGTTCCCATGGTGAACAAATATAGAGTGGATCGAGTCATAGTTACCTCACCCATTAGGCAACGAGAACTCATAGAGGATCTCGCGAGATCTAAAGAAACCCACGTTAGAGTGGAAGTGGTACCCGAACTTTATGAGATATTTGTGGGAAAAGTGGATCACACACTGGTCAGTGACGTTCCCCTCGTGAAGCTCACCAAGGAACCGGTTCCGGCATGGGTTAGCCTGGCAAAGCGAGCCATGGATATCATTTTGGCCCTTATACTATTGATCCTTGTCGCTCCTTTGATGATTTTGGTTGCGCTATTGGTGAAGCTTACATCCCCGGGTCCCATTTTTTACGTGCAGGAGAGAGTGGGTGAGGATGAAGAGCTCTTCAAGGTGTATAAATTCCGGACCATGATTCGGGAGGCGGAGGAGGAGAGTGGGCCCGTTCTTGCCGCCGAGAAGGACTCTCGCATTACAGCGGTAGGGCGATATTTAAGGCGATTTCGAATAGACGAGCTTCCTCAGTTATTCGATATTCTCAAAGGGGATATGAGTTTTGTTGGACCTAGACCCGAACGCCCCCATTTCGTGAAAGAATTCAAGAAAAAAATCCCGGGTTACACGGAGCGATTTAAAGTCAAACCCGGAGTTACTGGCCTTGCTCAGATCAGTGGCTCCTACGCCACCAGCCCCGAAAATAAATTAAAATATGATCTTATTTACATCTACCACCAATCATTATTCTTGGATATAAAGATACTTTTGCACACCATAAAGGTTGTTTTGACGGGGAGAGGCGCCCGCTAA